Proteins encoded within one genomic window of Anastrepha ludens isolate Willacy chromosome 4, idAnaLude1.1, whole genome shotgun sequence:
- the LOC128862405 gene encoding probable RNA helicase armi, whose amino-acid sequence MLSFLKNLWDSMDAEKQKRMYAEKLEEEQRHLDAEIEKEENKKIEYGDTSKMQTILRSLNGSENDEVTTTSKEEGTCFERLGVITTLKSNHGTIDHSIFFDINVAGGLASDLKVGCPVKYLAFQQVHSDHIKVVQIKEVSELYWDESLPTPEKIEQQITELRNEKPKFFNTHQRNILGLIMERKPGAIVVDTEHKLMNINLDTVEIDFIPQAGDRVFICCNVQSDEHFVNRHGEVLQEVSVHPARLLKQEKCEVRRLNSDWGVLNDDCYFTFDIVSNTCKLNVGDIVIADLIECERDPYIWRCIKLSLLERIVPQPTTPAGTKKPINGERRSTPKARNESNHAITVSEDQRCVFSSTFKTEKVEIIIKNNTERKMRVLSIEFLGRRRDSQVKLVDPELDETNFELPGHGSRTLHFEVESKFYGESREVFLIKFETFRVKRSISIVVCETEAEAEAARAQTSNSIANISPSMHVMRQRSRHYANQVWSNKGEVIPGVGLATKRRFLSHRIAFYEVPERLRYTYLTASNRQEMVDNLEGMFPCLKEELNIKNYAIRFQTLVYLEEVEYFVNFRNYDRERAHFTRDGEFLSLTIENLSERRPSLVIGDTVRAINPWCNEDDKRSYDGVIHKVLFNRILLKFNEGFQSKYNGEDFRLEFYYSRFCFRKQHYAVSRIIKNVGEQFLFPSRVYTRDNPQLQIELDSDNNLMLQGTRCPWFNPLLNPIQKRAIRNILRGEAQNMPYIIFGPPGTGKTMTLVETILQLVKLIPSSRLLIGTPSNGSADLITTRLIACKQLQPGDFVRLVSQNQIEKELIPDHLMPYCATVDMAADGTCDDSMIVTESGMKLRCQMKYLGRHRLTISTCTTLGNFLQMGFPPGHFTHLLIDESGQCTEPEIIVPMSLLSQKRSQVILAGDPHQLQAIVINRFASERGLSLSLLERILGRTPYLRDLMRFPDTSGFDPRLVTKLLYNYRALPSILNVYSELFYDSELRAMINENDSREADMLKNLDALLPASEKRPKSHGVFFYGTRSENKQEADSPSWFNPLEARNVFLMTIKLYRQGIQPENIGIITPYMKQVKHLRTLFIEADIAMPKIGSVEEFQGQERDIILISTVRSSQKLISRDLRHALGFVQSSKRMNVAISRARYLMFIFGNPHLLYLDHCWRTCIKYCVDNEAYLGCDLPDDFHTRPEQDEQNVNYYTFEITSKSAVPA is encoded by the exons ATGTTATCGTTTTTGAAGAATCTATGGGATTCTATGGATGCCGAGAAGCAGAAGCGGATGTACGCCGAAAAACTAGAAGAAGAACAACGCCACCTGGATGCAGAAATTGAAAAGGAAGAGAATAAAAAGATTGAATATGGCGATACTTCAAAAATGCAAACTATATTGAGGTCTCTTAACGGATCAGAAAATGACGAAGTGACTACCACTAGTAAGGAAGAGGGCACGTGTTTCGAACGGCTTG GCGTAATAACCACATTAAAAAGTAACCATGGCACCATTGaccattcaatattttttgatattaacgTTGCTGGCGGTTTGGCGAGTGACTTGAAAGTCGGTTGTCCTGTTAAGTACTTGGCATTTCAACAAGTACATAGTGATCACATTAAAGTGGTACAAATCAAGGAAGTATCCGAATTATATTGGGATGAATCTTTACCCACCCCGGAAAAG ATCGAACAACAAATAACAGAGCTTCGCAATGAAAAACCGAAATTTTTCAATACCCATCAACGTAATATACTCGGTCTTATAATGGAGCGTAAGCCCGGAGCTATTGTCGTTGATACCGAGCATAAGTTGATGAACATTAATTTAGATACAGTAGAAATCGATTTCATACCACAAGCTGGTGATCGTGTTTTTATCTGCTGCAACGTACAAAGTGATGAGCATTTCGTTAATCGCCACGGTGAAGTACTACAGGAGGTTAGCGTACACCCAGCTCGCTTACTCAAACAAGAAAAATGTGAAGTGCGGCGTTTAAATTCAGACTGGGGTGTATTAAACGATGATTGCTATTTTACATTTGATATTGTGTCCAATACATGTAAACTCAATGTAGGCGATATTGTAATAGCAGATCTGATCGAATGTGAAAGA gATCCGTACATTTGGCGCTGCATTAAATTATCGCTACTGGAACGCATAGTGCCACAGCCAACGACGCCCGCCGGAACTAAGAAACCAATAAACGGAGAAAGACGCTCAACGCCGAAAGCACGGAACGAAAGTAATCATGCAATTACGGTTTCCGAAGATCAACGTTGCGTTTTTTCTAGCACTTTTAAGACCGAAAAGGTTGAAAttataatcaaaaataatacagAACGGAAAATGCGAGTACTTTCCATCGAATTTTTAGGGCGCCGACGTGATTCACAAGTTAAACTTGTAGATCCCGAACTCGATGAAACCAACTTTGAACTGCCCGGTCATGGTAGTCGTACGTTACACTTTGAAGTAGAATCTAAGTTCTATGGTGAATCTCGCGAAGTGTTCCTCATTAAATTTGAAACGTTCCGTGTAAAGCGTTCTATTTCGATAGTCGTGTGCGAAACGGAAGCCGAGGCCGAGGCCGCACGTGCTCAAACATCTAATAGTATTGCAAATATATCGCCAAGTATGCATGTTATGCGACAGCGTTCACGTCATTACGCCAATCAAGTGTGGTCCAATAAAGGTGAAGTTATACCAGGTGTTGGTTTGGCAACAAAGCGCCGCTTTTTGTCACATCGCATTGCCTTTTACGAGGTACCCGAACGCTTACGCTATACTTACTTGACAGCATCCAATCGTCAAGAAATGGTAGACAACTTAGAGGGTATGTTCCCCTGCCTGAAAGAGGAACTAAATATAAAGAACTACGCCATAAGATTCCAAACATTAGTGTATCTGGAGGAAGttgaatattttgtgaattttcgcAACTATGATCGTGAGAGGGCACATTTCACACGTGACGGCGAGTTTTTGTCACTCACTATTGAGAATCTTTCTGAACGCCGACCATCACTCGTTATTGGAGACACTGTGCGTGCCATTAATCCTTGGTGCAATGAAGACGATAAACGCAGTTATGATGGCGTTATCCACAAAGTGCTTTTCAATcgcattttactaaaatttaacgaAGGATTCCAGTCAAAATATAATGGCGAAGACTTTCGACTAGAGTTTTACTATTCGCGTTTTTGTTTTCGTAAACAACACTACGCTGTCAGTCGTATAATAAAAAACGTTGGCGAACAATTTCTCTTTCCCTCTCGTGTTTATACACGTGATAATCCCCAATTACAAATTGAGTTAGACAGCGATAATAATCTCATGCTGCAGGGGACGCGTTGTCCCTGGTTTAATCCACTATTAAATCCCATACAAAAGCGCGCCATACGGAATATTTTACGTGGCGAAGCACAAAATATGCCCTACATAATATTTGGTCCTCCAGGCACCGGTAAAACAATGACACTAGTCGAAACTATATTACAGCTGGTTAAACTCATTCCTAGTTCTCGCTTACTCATTGGCACACCCTCAAATGGATCAGCGGATTTGATAACAACGCGTTTAATAGCATGCAAACAATTGCAGCCGGGCGATTTTGTGCGCTTAGTTTCTCAAAATCAAATCGAAAAGGAACTAATACCAGATCATCTAATGCCGTATTGTGCCACTGTTGATATGGCTGCCGATGGCACTTGCGACGACTCG ATGATTGTCACAGAATCAGGCATGAAACTACGTTGTCAAATGAAGTATTTGGGACGTCATCGACTCACTATCAGCACATGCACCACACTAGGTAATTTTCTGCAAATGGGATTTCCACCTGGTCATTTTACACATCTGCTCATCGATGAGTCCGGTCAATGTACTGAACCCGAAATTATAGTGCCAATGTCCTTGCTGTCTCAGAAGCGCAGTCAAGTAATACTGGCTGGAGATCCACATCAACTGCAAGCAATTGTAATTAACCGATTTGCCTCTGAACGTGGCTTATCACTATCATTGCTGGAACGCATACTAGGACGAACACCATATCTGCGCGACCTGATGCGTTTCCCCGACACGTCGGGTTTCGATCCGCGCTTGGTAACAAAGTTGCTCTATAATTATCGTGCCTTGCCGTCCATACTCAACGTGTACAGTGAGTTGTTCTACGACTCTGAGTTGCGTGCTATGATAAATGAGAATGATTCGCGTGAGGCtgatatgttgaaaaatcttGATGCGCTGTTACCCGCATCAGAGAAACGACCAAAATCGCATGGCGTCTTCTTCTACGGCACCCGCAGCGAAAATAAACAGGAAGCCGATTCACCCTCATGGTTCAATCCACTCGAAGCcagaaat GTGTTTTTAATGACCATAAAGTTATATCGTCAAGGCATTCAACCGGAAAATATCGGCATAATAACGCCTTATATGAAACAAGTGAAACATTTGCGTACACTCTTTATCGAAGCGGATATCGCCATGCCGAAAATTGGCTCCGTAGAAGAATTTCAGGGACAG GAGCGCGACATTATCCTTATCTCCACAGTGCGTTCTTCGCAGAAATTAATTAGTCGGGACTTGCGTCACGCTTTAGGCTTTGTTCAAAGCTCCAAACGCATGAATGTAGCCATTTCACGGGCACGCTATCTAATGTTTATATTTGGAAATCCTCACTTGCTTTACTTAGATCACTGTTGGCGTACGTGCATCAAGTATTGTGTAGACAATGAAGCGTATCTTGGCTGTGATCTGCCAGATGACTTTCACACTAGACCGGAACAAGATGAGCAGAATGTAAATTATTATACATTTGAAATCACATCAAAATCGGCGGTACCCGCTTAA
- the LOC128862404 gene encoding uncharacterized protein LOC128862404 isoform X1 — protein MDRPDTDLSNLSDSLGVLNLDNFRVFGDTSNSSTTSGKPVNERLNKERLKALETLEKANKSMKSDVNKIIQQNFTRRDYLKVQDAITPSNTSSKLNRTEYVPYHRPDSINISDLVTDESINLDFKSTVSTNSTNVSFEPSEITGRSTHYTERKSQKISKNSIDSKSCRLSVGDILATSFAPKARNLVDILGERTSVSSTSLGSLNNSQNLLRTADLSCNTSESTFSKAVGLPFSFNATNDAGLNEEEFEPAEKMHSKLLMDEIAWAQEFATIPTAGLNKGGKEKMPDGKDFDLLSNPNSSLLARDPNFSMGRFFNQRSEDLQNIVESLSPERMRQPIALVDDTQSTLSLSTPIGNTKVFTSTNDPELTPQIDNRAYSRVPNAAYNSVLDSEKQNLDKQASKDSGNVTKEEEESYLLSLSHIKKAFIKNVDADISSTGLIDLLKNPKRNKSPKNGKELELQNKTDQKSQSSNPQKVAVSPKDTFTNASIRQSVEQYTNSLNTLEELLSENKENLDPQKMRGSESQADTISFTESLLDASDLKELQRSTTQPRPPLSPLNIPTIRLSPDEIDYQEKFAQRCQKTPEMLDVTFKSTISKSPTSKVSRRIASTLNNKTTTKMDKARSTSPLSPSLQVQQKPLSSTRLDDQKSDCDFVATSPNLTETLASPKRIHAKRTLLSNGSPYSGLTASLPSPPRSYMSSQPSSPAPVVNNISRRTCENCSPQISSNTQTISGVRVHRSASSPSASEASAKSVVPMRTSSAQSLRNGSGNVGFVRSVSRCSSNSEFSHRDGNSIPLKITAVELSWGSTRLRSAAHKTMQVKNTASKKLTLRIDVHGPGYQMVNMPSNNTLTLQTQECRTITVSFCPTVIGAAVGKLSFYAPQNTNVAHNSASTASMLSFLDIPLYGYGGHCSIVAQEVHIAPVGMAFLQMGYLHELSQPMQRTIRVYNKGPLLGFALASIDSVGLRLPRLCTAFEIQPAAMLIPPGSTATLRVIFRPQREDVRKITRQTKSVLTLANLRLISGDEANRQRMRLLVERMSAEERANVSSSKSLEALWQKLPGEKDIKELQIFKESPKLTYDLLTHMRIHEVALTINDDYLDETIKSTSSLYFPDEDETVLFRTVCSPSSSHADGSGNVLDRVDELTEEEIEHANSNNSSTRAEACCWSVLPSAINFYLRDENHTARSSIFICNSFKSRQYFEVSTNRKNLLKLTPSEGYVEPDGGHLEVEVHLLCDKLNSQNRQEPIYITVSMENERFKVPVQLCDGAHAPECV, from the exons ATGGATAGACCCGATACTGACCTCTCTAATTTATCGGATTCGCTTGGTGTTTTAAATTTGGACAATTTTAGAG TTTTTGGTGATACCTCTAATTCTTCCACAACCAGCGGCAAGCCAGTCAATGAACGCTTAAAT AAGGAACGCCTAAAAGCATTAGAAACCTTGGAAAAAGCTAATAAGTCGATGAAATcagatgtaaataaaataatacaacaaaacttTACCAGAAGGGACTATTTAAAAGTGCAGGATGCAATAACACCTTCAAATACTTCCTCAA aattAAATCGTACGGAATATGTGCCCTACCATCGGCCGGATTCAATTAATATTTCCGATTTGGTAACGGATGAAAgtataaatttagattttaaaaGCACTGTTTCAACTAATAGCACAAACGTCTCATTTGAACCATCGGAAATAACTGGACGTTCTACCCACTACACAGAGCGTAAatcacaaaaaatttcaaaaaatagtaTTGATTCGAAATCTTGTCGGTTATCTGTTGGTGACATCCTTGCTACTTCATTTGCGCCCAAAGCACGAAATCTCGTTGATATTTTAGGAGAACGCACATCAGTATCCAGTACTTCGTTAGGGAGTCTAAATAATTCACAGAATTTGCTGCGAACAGCTGACTTGTCGTGTAATACATCCGAATCAACATTCAGTAAAGCCGTTGGTCttccattttcttttaatgcaaCAAATGATGCGGGGCTAAATGAAGAAGAGTTTGAGCCCGCGGAAAAAATGCATTCTAAGCTATTGATGGATGAAATAGCTTGGGCACAAGAATTTGCTACTATACCCACTGCTGGACTTAATAAAGGGGGGAAAGAAAAGATGCCTGATGGAAAGGACTTCGATCTACTGTCTAATCCCAACAG CTCACTCTTGGCACGAGATCCGAATTTTTCAATGGGTCGATTCTTTAATCAGCGATCAGAAGacttacaaaacattgttgaatCACTGAGCCCCGAGCGTATGCGACAGCCAATAGCATTGGTAGATGATACACAAAGTACACTTAGTTTGAGTACGCCCATTGGCAACACGAAAGTATTTACCTCGACAAACGATCCGGAACTTACGCCACAAATAGACAACAGAGCATATAGCAGAGTTCCTAACGCTGCTTATAATAGTGTATTGGACAGTGAGAAACAGAATCTGGATAAGCAAGCGAGTAAAGATTCTGGCAATGTAACAAAAGAGGAAGAGGAATCTTATCTTCTCTCGCTGTCTCATATCAAAAAAGCATTTA taaaaaatgtagaTGCGGATATTTCGTCTACTGGTCTTATTGATCTATTGAAAAACCCGAAACGTAATAAATCGCCTAAAAATGGTAAAGAACTAGAGCTACAAAATAAAACTGATCAGAAGTCCCAATCATCTAATCCGCAAAAAGTGGCAGTATCACCTAAGGATACGTTTACAAATGCGAGTATAAGACAATCTGTGGAGCAATACACAAACAGCCTCAATACACTCGAGGAATTATTAtcggaaaataaagaaaatttggaCCCTCAAAAAATGCGCGGATCAGAATCACAAGCTGACACTATAAGCTTTACAGAGTCATTACTGGATGCTAGTGATTTAAAAGAGCTGCAACGCAGCACAACCCAGCCGCGCCCGCCTCTGAGCCCGCTAAATATACCGACTATTCGATTATCACCAGATGAAATTGATTATCAAGAAAAATTCGCTCAACGATGCCAAAAAACACCCGAAATGTTAGACGTAACATTTAAGTCGACAATTTCTAAATCACCTACATCAAAAGTTTCACGTCGAATAGCAAGCACtcttaataataaaacaactaCCAAAATGGACAAAGCAAGATCAACATCGCCGCTAAGTCCCTCATTGCAAGTGCAGCAGAAACCGCTTAGCTCTACGAGATTAGATGATCAAAAGAGTGACTGTGATTTTGTTGCTACCTCGCCGAACCTCACCGAAACGCTGGCATCGCCTAAAAGAATTCACGCTAAGCGCACGTTGTTGTCGAATGGCAGTCCCTATAGTGGTTTGACGGCTAGTCTACCTTCTCCTCCCCGTAGTTATATGTCTTCACAACCCTCGTCGCCTGCTCCAGTAGTAAATAATATTTCACGTCGAACTTGTGAAAATTGTTCGCCGCAGATATCTAGTAACACTCAAACGATCTCTGGAGTGAGAGTACATCGATCTGCATCTTCTCCATCGGCTAGTGAAGCCAGCGCTAAGAGTGTTGTACCAATGCGCACATCAAGTGCTCAGTCTCTCAGAAATGGTAGCGGTAATGTCGGATTTGTGCGTAGCGTTTCGCGTTGCTCTAGCAATAGCGAATTTAGCCACCGTGATGGAAATTCAATACCACTGAAGATTACCGCTGTGGAGCTTTCTTGGGGCAGCACACGGTTGAGAAGTGCAGCACATAAGACCATGCAAGTGAAGAATACTGCGAGTAAAAAGCTAACCTTGCGTATCGATGTGCACGGTCCGGGTTATCAGATGGTCAATATGCCTAGCAATAATACGCTAACTTTGCAGACGCAGGAATGTCGCACCATTACAGTGAGCTTTTGCCCAACGGTTATTGGTGCCGCTGTTGGAAAGCTTTCATTTTACGCACCACAAAACACTAACGTTGCTCATAATAGTGCCTCTACAGCGAGCATGCTTTCATTTTTGGATATTCCCTTGTACGGCTATGGTGGTCATTGCAGTATTGTGGCTCAGGAGGTACATATAGCTCCCGTGGGTATGGCTTTTCTACAAATGGGTTATTTGCATGAACTGTCACAGCCCATGCAGCGTACAATTCGTGTCTACAATAAAGGGCCATTACTGGGTTTCGCCCTGGCTTCAATTGACTCGGTTGGACTGCGTTTGCCGCGTTTGTGCACCGCTTTTGAAATACAGCCCGCTGCTATGCTCATACCGCCTGGATCGACGGCGACATTGCGTGTAATATTTCGTCCTCAGCGTGAAGATGTACGAAAAATTACACGTCAAACCAAATCTGTCTTAACACTAGCCAACTTACGTTTAATATCTGGCGATGAAGCAAACAGGCAGCGTATGCGCCTATTAGTAGAGCGCATGTCAGCCGAGGAACGTGCTAACGTAAGTTCATCCAAATCTTTGGAGGCGTTGTGGCAAAAACTTCCCGGTGAGAAAGATATTAaggaattacaaatatttaaggaATCACCAAAATTAACATACGATTTGTTAACCCACATGCGCATACATGAAGTGGCTCTCACCATTAATGATGACTATTTGGACGAGACTATTAAGTCTACTTCTTCGTTATATTTCCCCGATGAGGATGAGACAGTATTATTTCGCACGGTATGCAGTCCATCGTCCAGCCATGCTGATGGTTCGGGAAATGTTTTGGACCGGGTGGATGAGCTAACTGAGGAGGAAATTGAGCACGCTAACAGTAATAATTCATCGACACGTGCCGAAGCTTGCTGCTGGTCTGTTTTGCCCAgcgcaattaatttttatttgcgcgACGAAAATCACACCGCGCGCTCTTCAATATTCATCTGCAACTCTTTTAAATCTAGGCAGTATTTTGAAGTGAGCACTAACcgcaaaaatttgttgaaattgacgCCTTCGGAAGGTTATGTGGAACCTGATGGTGGACATTTAGAAGTGGAAGTGCATTTGCTGTGCGATAAATTGAATTCGCAAAATCGGCAGGAACCGATATATATTACG GTTTCTATGGAAAATGAACGTTTTAAAGTGCCAGTGCAACTATGCGATGGGGCGCATGCACCAGAATGTGTCTAA
- the LOC128862404 gene encoding uncharacterized protein LOC128862404 isoform X2, translating to MDRPDTDLSNLSDSLGVLNLDNFRVFGDTSNSSTTSGKPVNERLNKERLKALETLEKANKSMKSDVNKIIQQNFTRRDYLKVQDAITPSNTSSKLNRTEYVPYHRPDSINISDLVTDESINLDFKSTVSTNSTNVSFEPSEITGRSTHYTERKSQKISKNSIDSKSCRLSVGDILATSFAPKARNLVDILGERTSVSSTSLGSLNNSQNLLRTADLSCNTSESTFSKAVGLPFSFNATNDAGLNEEEFEPAEKMHSKLLMDEIAWAQEFATIPTAGLNKGGKEKMPDGKDFDLLSNPNSSLLARDPNFSMGRFFNQRSEDLQNIVESLSPERMRQPIALVDDTQSTLSLSTPIGNTKVFTSTNDPELTPQIDNRAYSRVPNAAYNSVLDSEKQNLDKQASKDSGNVTKEEEESYLLSLSHIKKAFIKNVDADISSTGLIDLLKNPKRNKSPKNGKELELQNKTDQKSQSSNPQKVAVSPKDTFTNASIRQSVEQYTNSLNTLEELLSENKENLDPQKMRGSESQADTISFTESLLDASDLKELQRSTTQPRPPLSPLNIPTIRLSPDEIDYQEKFAQRCQKTPEMLDVTFKSTISKSPTSKVSRRIASTLNNKTTTKMDKARSTSPLSPSLQVQQKPLSSTRLDDQKSDCDFVATSPNLTETLASPKRIHAKRTLLSNGSPYSGLTASLPSPPRSYMSSQPSSPAPVVNNISRRTCENCSPQISSNTQTISGVRVHRSASSPSASEASAKSVVPMRTSSAQSLRNGSGNVGFVRSVSRCSSNSEFSHRDGNSIPLKITAVELSWGSTRLRSAAHKTMQVKNTASKKLTLRIDVHGPGYQMVNMPSNNTLTLQTQECRTITVSFCPTVIGAAVGKLSFYAPQNTNVAHNSASTASMLSFLDIPLYGYGGHCSIVAQEVHIAPVGMAFLQMGYLHELSQPMQRTIRVYNKGPLLGFALASIDSVGLRLPRLCTAFEIQPAAMLIPPGSTATLRVIFRPQREDVRKITRQTKSVLTLANLRLISGDEANRQRMRLLVERMSAEERANVSSSKSLEALWQKLPVALTINDDYLDETIKSTSSLYFPDEDETVLFRTVCSPSSSHADGSGNVLDRVDELTEEEIEHANSNNSSTRAEACCWSVLPSAINFYLRDENHTARSSIFICNSFKSRQYFEVSTNRKNLLKLTPSEGYVEPDGGHLEVEVHLLCDKLNSQNRQEPIYITVSMENERFKVPVQLCDGAHAPECV from the exons ATGGATAGACCCGATACTGACCTCTCTAATTTATCGGATTCGCTTGGTGTTTTAAATTTGGACAATTTTAGAG TTTTTGGTGATACCTCTAATTCTTCCACAACCAGCGGCAAGCCAGTCAATGAACGCTTAAAT AAGGAACGCCTAAAAGCATTAGAAACCTTGGAAAAAGCTAATAAGTCGATGAAATcagatgtaaataaaataatacaacaaaacttTACCAGAAGGGACTATTTAAAAGTGCAGGATGCAATAACACCTTCAAATACTTCCTCAA aattAAATCGTACGGAATATGTGCCCTACCATCGGCCGGATTCAATTAATATTTCCGATTTGGTAACGGATGAAAgtataaatttagattttaaaaGCACTGTTTCAACTAATAGCACAAACGTCTCATTTGAACCATCGGAAATAACTGGACGTTCTACCCACTACACAGAGCGTAAatcacaaaaaatttcaaaaaatagtaTTGATTCGAAATCTTGTCGGTTATCTGTTGGTGACATCCTTGCTACTTCATTTGCGCCCAAAGCACGAAATCTCGTTGATATTTTAGGAGAACGCACATCAGTATCCAGTACTTCGTTAGGGAGTCTAAATAATTCACAGAATTTGCTGCGAACAGCTGACTTGTCGTGTAATACATCCGAATCAACATTCAGTAAAGCCGTTGGTCttccattttcttttaatgcaaCAAATGATGCGGGGCTAAATGAAGAAGAGTTTGAGCCCGCGGAAAAAATGCATTCTAAGCTATTGATGGATGAAATAGCTTGGGCACAAGAATTTGCTACTATACCCACTGCTGGACTTAATAAAGGGGGGAAAGAAAAGATGCCTGATGGAAAGGACTTCGATCTACTGTCTAATCCCAACAG CTCACTCTTGGCACGAGATCCGAATTTTTCAATGGGTCGATTCTTTAATCAGCGATCAGAAGacttacaaaacattgttgaatCACTGAGCCCCGAGCGTATGCGACAGCCAATAGCATTGGTAGATGATACACAAAGTACACTTAGTTTGAGTACGCCCATTGGCAACACGAAAGTATTTACCTCGACAAACGATCCGGAACTTACGCCACAAATAGACAACAGAGCATATAGCAGAGTTCCTAACGCTGCTTATAATAGTGTATTGGACAGTGAGAAACAGAATCTGGATAAGCAAGCGAGTAAAGATTCTGGCAATGTAACAAAAGAGGAAGAGGAATCTTATCTTCTCTCGCTGTCTCATATCAAAAAAGCATTTA taaaaaatgtagaTGCGGATATTTCGTCTACTGGTCTTATTGATCTATTGAAAAACCCGAAACGTAATAAATCGCCTAAAAATGGTAAAGAACTAGAGCTACAAAATAAAACTGATCAGAAGTCCCAATCATCTAATCCGCAAAAAGTGGCAGTATCACCTAAGGATACGTTTACAAATGCGAGTATAAGACAATCTGTGGAGCAATACACAAACAGCCTCAATACACTCGAGGAATTATTAtcggaaaataaagaaaatttggaCCCTCAAAAAATGCGCGGATCAGAATCACAAGCTGACACTATAAGCTTTACAGAGTCATTACTGGATGCTAGTGATTTAAAAGAGCTGCAACGCAGCACAACCCAGCCGCGCCCGCCTCTGAGCCCGCTAAATATACCGACTATTCGATTATCACCAGATGAAATTGATTATCAAGAAAAATTCGCTCAACGATGCCAAAAAACACCCGAAATGTTAGACGTAACATTTAAGTCGACAATTTCTAAATCACCTACATCAAAAGTTTCACGTCGAATAGCAAGCACtcttaataataaaacaactaCCAAAATGGACAAAGCAAGATCAACATCGCCGCTAAGTCCCTCATTGCAAGTGCAGCAGAAACCGCTTAGCTCTACGAGATTAGATGATCAAAAGAGTGACTGTGATTTTGTTGCTACCTCGCCGAACCTCACCGAAACGCTGGCATCGCCTAAAAGAATTCACGCTAAGCGCACGTTGTTGTCGAATGGCAGTCCCTATAGTGGTTTGACGGCTAGTCTACCTTCTCCTCCCCGTAGTTATATGTCTTCACAACCCTCGTCGCCTGCTCCAGTAGTAAATAATATTTCACGTCGAACTTGTGAAAATTGTTCGCCGCAGATATCTAGTAACACTCAAACGATCTCTGGAGTGAGAGTACATCGATCTGCATCTTCTCCATCGGCTAGTGAAGCCAGCGCTAAGAGTGTTGTACCAATGCGCACATCAAGTGCTCAGTCTCTCAGAAATGGTAGCGGTAATGTCGGATTTGTGCGTAGCGTTTCGCGTTGCTCTAGCAATAGCGAATTTAGCCACCGTGATGGAAATTCAATACCACTGAAGATTACCGCTGTGGAGCTTTCTTGGGGCAGCACACGGTTGAGAAGTGCAGCACATAAGACCATGCAAGTGAAGAATACTGCGAGTAAAAAGCTAACCTTGCGTATCGATGTGCACGGTCCGGGTTATCAGATGGTCAATATGCCTAGCAATAATACGCTAACTTTGCAGACGCAGGAATGTCGCACCATTACAGTGAGCTTTTGCCCAACGGTTATTGGTGCCGCTGTTGGAAAGCTTTCATTTTACGCACCACAAAACACTAACGTTGCTCATAATAGTGCCTCTACAGCGAGCATGCTTTCATTTTTGGATATTCCCTTGTACGGCTATGGTGGTCATTGCAGTATTGTGGCTCAGGAGGTACATATAGCTCCCGTGGGTATGGCTTTTCTACAAATGGGTTATTTGCATGAACTGTCACAGCCCATGCAGCGTACAATTCGTGTCTACAATAAAGGGCCATTACTGGGTTTCGCCCTGGCTTCAATTGACTCGGTTGGACTGCGTTTGCCGCGTTTGTGCACCGCTTTTGAAATACAGCCCGCTGCTATGCTCATACCGCCTGGATCGACGGCGACATTGCGTGTAATATTTCGTCCTCAGCGTGAAGATGTACGAAAAATTACACGTCAAACCAAATCTGTCTTAACACTAGCCAACTTACGTTTAATATCTGGCGATGAAGCAAACAGGCAGCGTATGCGCCTATTAGTAGAGCGCATGTCAGCCGAGGAACGTGCTAACGTAAGTTCATCCAAATCTTTGGAGGCGTTGTGGCAAAAACTTCCCG TGGCTCTCACCATTAATGATGACTATTTGGACGAGACTATTAAGTCTACTTCTTCGTTATATTTCCCCGATGAGGATGAGACAGTATTATTTCGCACGGTATGCAGTCCATCGTCCAGCCATGCTGATGGTTCGGGAAATGTTTTGGACCGGGTGGATGAGCTAACTGAGGAGGAAATTGAGCACGCTAACAGTAATAATTCATCGACACGTGCCGAAGCTTGCTGCTGGTCTGTTTTGCCCAgcgcaattaatttttatttgcgcgACGAAAATCACACCGCGCGCTCTTCAATATTCATCTGCAACTCTTTTAAATCTAGGCAGTATTTTGAAGTGAGCACTAACcgcaaaaatttgttgaaattgacgCCTTCGGAAGGTTATGTGGAACCTGATGGTGGACATTTAGAAGTGGAAGTGCATTTGCTGTGCGATAAATTGAATTCGCAAAATCGGCAGGAACCGATATATATTACG GTTTCTATGGAAAATGAACGTTTTAAAGTGCCAGTGCAACTATGCGATGGGGCGCATGCACCAGAATGTGTCTAA